One Festucalex cinctus isolate MCC-2025b chromosome 1, RoL_Fcin_1.0, whole genome shotgun sequence genomic region harbors:
- the nfil3-6 gene encoding nuclear factor, interleukin 3 regulated, member 6, which yields MYEEVSQEMRVQQDVAMLHPLESSGEGERVPLAFPDDTLSVLTSSNLLARSLLGRTAAVKRKESPSSSIRRKREFIPLEKKDEGYWDKRKKNNEAAKRSREKRRVNDMVLESRVLALLEENAHLRAELLALKFRFGLVKDPSNASILPLSAAPPHTPPNVTPHYYLLNSSSSHTNNQTAQPSGRGSRDGGNLSEDSGFSTPGGSSVGSPVYFEDRLSDHEKSSPHSAEEMDLYHSSADAHHKVDQAEPMKNLPHKLRFKSPGNGEAGDVAGDPSRVRRSPAPPTVEVPRDTPKGQELIRGDTGEGHSGPWLPLLADAGRRGRQSPQYVPSPPNFGLQPPAQGHTEVKFQHENNYLKSQLSSLSKEVAQLKKLFTEQLMANTN from the coding sequence ATGTATGAGGAGGTATCCCAGGAGATGAGGGTGCAGCAGGATGTAGCAATGCTCCACCCACTGGAGTCCTCAGGAGAAGGAGAGCGGGTACCTCTGGCCTTCCCGGATGATACCTTGTCCGTCCTGACCTCCAGCAACCTTTTGGCCCGCTCCCTGCTGGGCCGCACCGCCGCCGTCAAGCGCAAAGAAAGTCCCTCGTCCAGCATCCGGCGCAAGCGTGAGTTCATCCCGCTTGAAAAGAAGGACGAAGGCTACTGGGACAAGAGGAAGAAGAACAACGAGGCGGCCAAGCGTTCGCGGGAGAAGCGGCGCGTCAACGACATGGTGCTGGAGAGTCGTGTGCTGGCCCTGCTGGAGGAGAACGCTCACCTCAGGGCCGAGCTGTTGGCTCTCAAGTTCCGATTTGGTTTGGTGAAGGACCCGTCCAACGCGTCCATCCTGCCCCTGTCTGCTGCTCCTCCGCACACCCCTCCGAACGTAACGCCCCACTATTACCTCCTCAACTCCTCGTCGTCGCACACCAACAACCAGACAGCTCAGCCGAGCGGGCGGGGCTCCAGAGATGGTGGCAACCTATCAGAAGACTCGGGGTTTTCCACTCCAGGTGGCTCCAGCGTCGGAAGCCCAGTCTACTTCGAAGACCGGCTCAGTGACCATGAGAAATCCTCTCCACACAGCGCGGAGGAGATGGACCTGTACCACTCCTCTGCTGATGCCCACCACAAGGTGGACCAGGCCGAGCCTATGAAGAACCTCCCCCATAAGCTGCGTTTCAAGTCGCCCGGTAACGGCGAGGCGGGCGATGTGGCAGGTGATCCCAGCAGAGTTCGACGCAGTCCAGCACCTCCCACGGTAGAGGTTCCGCGAGATACTCCGAAAGGCCAAGAACTGATTCGGGGCGACACAGGAGAGGGGCACTCGGGCCCGTGGCTTCCGCTACTGGCCGATGCGGGCAGGAGAGGGAGACAATCGCCCCAGTATGTCCCCTCACCCCCAAACTTCGGTCTGCAGCCTCCTGCTCAAGGTCACACGGAGGTCAAGTTTCAGCATGAGAACAACTACCTGAAATCTCAGCTGAGCTCTTTGAGCAAGGAGGTGGCTCAGCTGAAAAAACTTTTCACAGAGCAGCTCATGGCCAACACCAACTAA